A genomic region of Ammospiza nelsoni isolate bAmmNel1 chromosome 3, bAmmNel1.pri, whole genome shotgun sequence contains the following coding sequences:
- the APLF gene encoding aprataxin and PNK-like factor isoform X3 has translation MSCIPLLMEPACSSSNVQGATKTRNNDATSRFLVPLSGNNESKESKSIQRKRVLPSWMLERDLLVQRVSKPVTMGGSRKKKGQGRGEGLTESLKSEVHVQQTKRLPSEETIEDFEGGEQDQGKRNCLPFPVLLSQNTSGLPLETTMRYMEGSGKTGTTNPGNSLEKNDRQLHSKWSKREGHISIKDNRIEEAENKEHIAGSTSRQAQWGRTSQYLGAQEGILEPDANVDYNTEISDSARSADTSESPKQMQHKRTPCKYGSGCYRKNPIHFQQFSHPNDDDYHNMEMVAQDDDDSRPECPYGTACYRKKGSEEGWCQ, from the exons ATGTCCTGTATTCCATTGTTAATGGAACCAGCATGTTCCAGCTCTAACGTACAGGGAGCCACAAAAACAAGGAATAATGATGCTACTTCCAGATTTTTG GTTCCTCTTTCTGGCAATAATGAAAGCAAAGAGTCAAAATCTATTCAAAGAAAGAGAGTGCTTCCATCTTGGATGCTGGAAAGAGATCTTTTGGTGCAGAGGGTTTCCAAGCCTGTTACAATGGGAG gtagtagaaagaaaaaaggccAAGGAAGGGGAGAAGGTCTTACAGAGTCATTAAAATCAGAAGTACATGTACAGCAGACAAAAAGATTACCTTCTGAAGAAACTATAGAGGATTTTGAAGGTGGAGAGCAAGATCAAGGGAAAAGGAactgccttcccttccctgttcTTTTATCTCAG AATACATCTGGATTACCTCTTGAGACTACCATGAGATATATGGAAGGAAGTGGCAAGACTGGAACAACAAACCCTGGaaattctctggaaaaaaatgatAGGCAGCTGCATAGCAAATGGTCTAAAAGAGAAGGTCACATCTCCATTAAAGACAACAGAATTgaggaagcagaaaacaaagagcACATTGCTGGTTCTACCAGCCGACAAGCTCAGTGGGGCAGGACTTCCCAATATCTTGGTGCTCAGGAAGGGATTCTTGAGCCTGATGCAAATGTGGACTACAACACTGAGATTTCTGATTCAGCCAGAAGTGCAGATACTTCAGAAAGCCCCAAACAGATGCAGCATAAGAGGACACCTTGCAAGTATGGAAGTGGCTGTTACAG GAAGAATCCCATTCACTTCCAGCAGTTCAGTCATCCTAATGATGATGACTATCACAACATGGAGATGGTGGCTCAGGACGATGATGACAGCCGGCCTGAGTGTCCATATGGAACAGCTTGTTATAG
- the FBXO48 gene encoding F-box only protein 48: MDAERAAGRDSVEGGRGGLGDFVSALPPEIISRIFSGLDVESLCHASVTCKVWHRVIDSNERLWRHHCLAVRAVCQREIDCDRGNGYSWKITLLRNYWKSKVKQEWLSGKYSNIPSQFSLPEKSMYPMDVDTWGEILEAELER, from the exons ATGGACGCGGAGCGCGCTGCCGGCCGGGACAGCGTcgagggaggaagaggaggactGGGTGACTTCGTGTCTGCCCTTCCTCCCGAGATCATCTCCCGGATTTTCAGTGGGCTGGATGTCGAGAGCTTGTGCCACGCGTCCGTGACGTGCAAGGTCTGGCACCGCGTCATCGACAGCAACGAGCGGCTGTGGCGGCACCATTGCCTGGCCGTGCGCGCCGTCTGCCAGCGGGAGATCGACTGCGACCGAGGGAATGGCTATTCCTGGAAG ATTACATTGTTGAGAAACTACTGGAAAAGCAAAGTGAAGCAAGAATGGCTTAGTGGGAAATACAGCAACATTCCTTCACAGTTcagtttgccagagaaaagcaTGTATCCAATGGATGTCGACACATGGGGAGAAATCTTGGAAGCAGAACTTGAGAGATGA